The following nucleotide sequence is from Roseivirga sp. BDSF3-8.
CCGTCTATATTATCCTATAATTCAATTATTCTATTACTCAATAATTCACTCAATCAATCATTCAAAATTCCCCCATTAAAAAAGGCACCCATCTTCCGACCAGCACCCCCGCCTATATTATTCTATGATTCAATTATTCTATTACTCAATAATTCGCTCAATCAATCATTCAAAATTCACCCATTAAAAAAGGCACCCATCTTCCGACCAGCACCTCCGTCTATATTATTCTATAATTCAATTATTCTATTACTCAATCATTCGCTCAATCAATCATTCAAAATTCACCCATTAAAAAAGGCACCCATCTTCCGACCAGCACCTCCGTCTATATTATTCTATAATTCAATTATTCTATTACTCAATAATTCACTCAATCACTCATTCAAAATTCACCCATTAAAAAGGCACCCATCTTACTCTTCCCCTTCAGTCAGGCCGTCTTTTTGGTGCTTGTCATGGCTTCCACATGCCTCCTCAGGTTTTCCGTATGGAAACTACTCTCTTTAGCCTTACTCAGGTAGTGTTTAGCCATTTGCTGACGCCCGGTCATTTTTTCCTTTTCGGCAAGATTATAAAGCATGTTAGTACGCTCCTGCATAAGTGTAATTACGTTCAGTAGCGAATACTCCACCGTATCTGGCGATTCTAGCGTGATGGCAGGCTCCTCCTGTGGTTCATTAACCTGGCTGGAAAAGTTTGCTACTGCCTCTACCTGTCGTACCAGTATTTCCGGAATCTTCCTGTTCCCCAGTATATCCACCGGCTCAAATATCAGCTTTTTCAGTACTTTATTGATACTCGCTATCTCCTGGCTATGGCTCGCATATCCTTCTTTGATGGCGTTCAGCGGCATTTCAGGAAATTCCGCCTCTTCCGGGTGCTGGGCCATGGTCAGGCCACCGCAATCCTGTATCGCTTTCATTCCCAGCGTTCCGTCTGTCAGTAGCCCGCTCAGCAGTATCCCTATCGTTCTTTCCCTGTAAGCTACTGCCGCCGACCTGAAGAGTATGTTTACACTGGGCCTGGCGCTATTTTCTTTGGGAGCACTTACTGAGTATACGTGACCATCGTAGATAAAGAGGTGCTTATCCGGGACAGGAAGATAGAGACAGTGCGGCCTTATCACCGCCTTATCAGTCACCTGCACCACCTTCAGCTTTGTGAATTTTGACATGAGCTCCTGCAGTATGCTCTTATGGTCCGGGTGTATGTGCTGCACGAAAAATAAGCTGACTGGCCAGGATGCATCCACTTGTTTAAGCAGGCCTTTAAAGGCATTAAGCCCTCCCATAGAGGCCCCTACCACAATGATCTTATGGTTTTCTGTGGCCCGATTACGCTCTTGGATTTGCTCAGTTGACATAGAATGTATGTTTGTGCTTTTGGCCTAATAAGGCTCAGGGGAGCCGGCACCCTCTTTATAATGTAAGGGGGACCCTCTGCTATACCCATGCCTTTACTACTTCTTTTTGTGAAAAGCGGTCAATTTATTATAAAGGTCTTCGGGGGCATAAGGTTTAGTAAGTATGTCCGTAAAGTTTCCTTTATCCAGCAAGGTTACCCGGTCCTGTGAGTCAGCCGTAAGAGCTATTATAGGCAGGTCAGCATATTTACCCCCCATTTCCCTTACTGCCTCGGCACATTCATAGCCATCCATCACCGGCATGCGTACATCCAGCAGTACCACATCATAGTCCTTATTGCGGATCATCTCCAGGGCTATCTTTCCATTTTCAGCCTCATCTGCCTCCACGCCCCAGAACTTCTTCATAAATTGGATAAGTACCATGCGGTTTATCTCCATGTCCTCCACCACCAGTATAGACATGTTCTGGCCTTCTAGTGAGGGCGTATCGGCAGGTTCATCCAACGCCCCTTGGGTTTTGTCTTCCAGTTCCAGCGGCACGGTAAAGAAAAACTCCGAGCCCTTACCCGGCTCGCTTTTCAGGTGGATAGTGCTATCCATCATCGATAGCAGCTTTTTAGTGATAGTCAGGCCCAGACCAGTCCCTTTTACCTTCTTACCTGGTGTAGATACACGGCTGAATTTTTCGAATACCTCTGATTGTAACTCTTTGGGTATCCCGATACCCGTATCCACGACCCGGAATAGCAGATAAACGCGTTCCTTTTCTTTCTTCTTCAGGCTTATGACTACCTCTACGCGGCCCTCATTGGTAAACTTTACTGCATTGCTCACCAGGTTGTTTAGCACCTGGGCCAGCTTCATTTGGTCGCCCCGGACTATGTCCGGCACATCTTCACCTACATCCGTGGTTATCGTATTTCCTAGCTCTTTTGCCACCGGCAAGTGTGCCTGTTCCAGGCTCTCTACCAGTTGTCTTAGAGAAAAAGGCCCCACCTCCAGCTTCGCTTTACCTGCTTCTATCTGGCTGTAGTCCAGGATGTCATTTATCAGGTGCATCAGACTTTCCGATGAAAATTTCAGTGCCCTCAGGTTCTCCTCCTGTTCCGGCCTGGGCTCTTCCTTAAGCAATATACCCGACAGCCCCAGTATAGCATGTAGCGGAGACCTTATCTCGTGACTCATCGTGGCCAAAAACTCCTCTTTCGCCCGGATAGCAGAGAGTGCTTTTTCCCTCGCCTCTATCAGGTCCAGTTGTGTATTTTTTAGCTCCGTTATATCCTCTATGATTCCGTGCCATTTGCGGTACATAGTAGAGTCCCGCTCCTTTTCCGGTTGTGAAACCACCTTTATCCAGCGTATATCTTTGGTTTCCCTCCTTACCACACGGCCCTCCCAGCTAAAGGAGGTCTGGCTTTTTTCGCTTTCCCGGATAGTATCTTTTAGCGATTGTACATCCTCTTCATGCAGCCTGTTCCAGAATTTTTGTGAATCTTTTAATATTTCCTCCGCGGTTGTCTCAAATATCCAGTTAATAGAGGGGCTCAGATAAGTGAATTTACTTTTAGCGTGATCCACATCATGTGCCTCATATTCATAAATTACTTCAGGCACATTTTCCGTTATTCGCTGTAGTTGCTTGTCTTTGCTTCGTATCCGGTTCTCATTATTTTGCCTTTCCAGCTCTGCCCCCGCCCGCAAGGTTAATATCCGTAGTATATGGTCGTAGTGAAAGGGAGAGGTAAACGGCTTGTCATCTATCATTACCAGGATAGCCAGTATTTCACCCGTAAGCGGGCTGTTTATAGGCACACCCATATAGCTTTGGGCGTTCCATCGCTGTAGTTTAGGGTCCTCCGGAAATTTTTCCCTCACCCCATCTATATACTTACCATGTTCATTGATGGAGACACGTTCACACGGTGAGGCAGGTAATGCATACGTAAAGTTCTGGGCCAGTTTACCATTCACCCGAAGTGCTTTCGTTGTTATATCATTATTTTTTTTGTCCATGATGCCCACGTAGGCATACTTCACTTTAAAAATATGGCATAGCTGACTCGTCAGGTCTTTAAAGAATTCATCCCCGGTCAGGTTCGCACTTCGCTGCAATACCTCCCTTACCTGTATGTCCATCTGTACTCGCCCCGTCACATCATGGCATACCATTGCGCCCCCTATGATTTTACCCATCGGGTCCTTTACAGGGGCTATCCTGATGTCATAGTAATGTTCTTCACCATTAATCAGGCGTAAGGCTTTGCTTTCAATTAATATCTTTTTACCCTCAAACGCCTCCCTGAATAAGCCTGTCGTCTTTGTGGACGGGTCCGGAAAGTGTTCCAAAAATTGCCGGGCATTGTCATTAGATCTAATAGAGTGGTTGATGGTGGCTTCTACCAGAAGTTTGAATGAAGCGTTTGCGATCAGGATATTATAGTCAGGGTCTATCGCCAGTATGCTCTCATTGTTCTCTTTTGCTATACTTTTTGTAATACTATCCTGGCGCTCAAGCATCTGTCGGCTTTTTATCTGCTTGGTTATATTAATGGCCACTGTTCGTATGCCTATTACATTTCCGTTTTCAAATACAGGATTTGAGGTAGTGTCCCAATAGGAGTCGTTTGAGTGAAATGTCTGCCTATTCGTCTTACCCCTTTCCATTACCTCACGCTTGAACTGAATGATTTCTGCATTCTCTTCAATCAGCGACTGGTCAGTCTGCCCGATTACTTCCACGTTCGCAAACTTTGTAGACTTATTATGAATCCACTCATAGCGTAGGTCCTTATCCTGATAGGCAATAAATATGTCAGAATTTTGAAGAGCTACCTCAAAGCGTTCTTTTATGGTCTCCAGTTCCTGTTTTGCTTCAGACAGGGCGGCTTCTTTTTCTATCAGAGTTTCATTCGTCAGGCCTAGCTCTGTATTAGCCGTTTGAAGCTCCTCATTGGCTGATTGTAATTCCTCATTACTTGTTTCCAGCTCTTCGTTTGAAGACTTCAGTTCTTCGTTTGTAGACTGCAGTTCTTCATTCAGTGACTGCAGCTCCTCGTTACTCGTTTCCAGCTCTTCTGTAAAAGTCTGCAGGTGCTCCTTCGTCGCCTCAAGTTCCTGCTCCAGTTCGATCACCCGGATAGCATTGATGTTTTCATCCTGCTCTACCTTATCCAGTGAGAAAGGATAGCGTGCTTCCTGGTCTATCTCTTCAAAGATCACCATAAAGTAGTCCTTCTCATTTTTAGGGTAAATCAGGGGCTTGGCAGTAAGTCTCACCAGGATCTCACCCTGCATCGCCTGAAAACGGAAAACCTTCGTTTTTTTCGTTTTTTTATCCCGTTTCGATTTGTTGTAAACAGCCCTTAGTTCTATATGCAGGTCTTTTTGGATGACCTTAAGCGCATTGGCATTCAACGCCCCTTCGCTCAGGTCCACGTAAGGCTGCATTTTGCCCTTTATATAGACCACCTCCATAGATTCATCGAGTATGATGTAAGGGTGTTCGTAGGTATGAATCAGCGTTTGCTGAGCGATCTCCTCCAGAGACATCTCATGATTTGCCTTAGTGCTCCGGCTTTCCTTTCGCTTACCCGCCTTTTTGAATGCATTAAGGCTTAAGGTATTGATCTGCACATCCGATTTCTTACGGAAGATCTTCTGTTTCTTTTCTTCTACACCAAAAAGGTTTGTAAGCTGAGATATGCTTTCCGATTTTCCCAGCAGCAGCAGGCCCTTTTCATTAAGCGCATAGTGAAATAAAGACATTACTTCACGCTGCAACTCATCCTTAAAGTAGATCAGTAAATTGCGGCAGGTGATCAGGTCCAGGCGTACAAAGGGCGGGTCTACCGTGATGTCATGTTTAGAGAACAGCACCATCTGCCTTATCCGCTTTTTCACCTCATATTTACCACTATCAAGGTTAAAGTACCTTTCGAGCAGCTCCTGGCTAAAGTTGGCTACCTGGTTCTTATCAAAGATGCCTCGCCTGCCGAAGGCAAGGGCATGCTCGTCTATGTCTGTCGCAAAAATCTGGACCTTTTTACCATGTAAGTCATCGCCCAATAGCTCGTGCAGCATGATAGCTACGCTATATGCCTCTTCTCCGGTAGCGCAACCTACCGACCATATTCTCACATTAGCCTCCGCAGGCTTTTGATCAAGCGCCTTTTTAAGATACTTTTCCAGGTCATCAAACGCTTCCCGGTCACGGTAAAACTCTGTTACCCCGATTAATACCGTCTCATATAACAAATCCAGTTCCGCCGGATTTTTCCGTATATACATGAGGTACTTTTCGATATCGGGTATTGCCAGTGCATCCAGGCGCTTCAAGATACGGCGGTTTATAGTACTGCTCTTATATCTTTCAAAATCTGTCCCCGTCTTGTTTGCCAGTAGCCTCAGTATACTTTTAAGGTTCTGGTCTTTTTCCTCATCCCCGTTTTGGGTTACAGTTTTATAATTGGTTACATACTTATGTATTTCATTCCCTATTCCCTTCGCATCGGTCACTACATCCACATAGCCAGCATCATTGGCACTGGAAGGCATCTGGCCATAAGCGGCTTCTTCCGGGTTCTGTATGATGGTATATCCGCCGCTTTCCTTTATGTGTTTAAACCCCTCAGTACCGTCTCTGCCCGTTCCGCTTAGCAATACACCTAATCCCCTTTTTCCCGCAGTCACCGCAATGGAATGAAACAGCCTGTTTATTGAAGGGCGGGGTTGCCGCGGTTCGTGTTCATTCGTAAGGCACAGCGTGTTACCTACCACTGATATTTCGCGATCAGAAGGGCAAACAAATATTTTACCTCCTTCCAGTGGCTGATCATTCTCCGCCTTAACTATTGGCCATTTAGCATGTGATTGCAGCAGGTGAACCATTTTGCTTTCATAATCCGGGCTTAAGTGCTGCGCTATTACAATAGCAATATTATCCCTTTTAACGGGTAAGCCGGACACTAGCTTCTCCAGGGCCTTTAAGCCCCCGGCAGATGCGCCAATGCCGACAATAAATGGTTCATTATTTTCCATGGAAAAAACTTGTCAAATTTTTATTCTAAGGTAGTGTAAAGATAAAT
It contains:
- a CDS encoding CheR family methyltransferase; translation: MENNEPFIVGIGASAGGLKALEKLVSGLPVKRDNIAIVIAQHLSPDYESKMVHLLQSHAKWPIVKAENDQPLEGGKIFVCPSDREISVVGNTLCLTNEHEPRQPRPSINRLFHSIAVTAGKRGLGVLLSGTGRDGTEGFKHIKESGGYTIIQNPEEAAYGQMPSSANDAGYVDVVTDAKGIGNEIHKYVTNYKTVTQNGDEEKDQNLKSILRLLANKTGTDFERYKSSTINRRILKRLDALAIPDIEKYLMYIRKNPAELDLLYETVLIGVTEFYRDREAFDDLEKYLKKALDQKPAEANVRIWSVGCATGEEAYSVAIMLHELLGDDLHGKKVQIFATDIDEHALAFGRRGIFDKNQVANFSQELLERYFNLDSGKYEVKKRIRQMVLFSKHDITVDPPFVRLDLITCRNLLIYFKDELQREVMSLFHYALNEKGLLLLGKSESISQLTNLFGVEEKKQKIFRKKSDVQINTLSLNAFKKAGKRKESRSTKANHEMSLEEIAQQTLIHTYEHPYIILDESMEVVYIKGKMQPYVDLSEGALNANALKVIQKDLHIELRAVYNKSKRDKKTKKTKVFRFQAMQGEILVRLTAKPLIYPKNEKDYFMVIFEEIDQEARYPFSLDKVEQDENINAIRVIELEQELEATKEHLQTFTEELETSNEELQSLNEELQSTNEELKSSNEELETSNEELQSANEELQTANTELGLTNETLIEKEAALSEAKQELETIKERFEVALQNSDIFIAYQDKDLRYEWIHNKSTKFANVEVIGQTDQSLIEENAEIIQFKREVMERGKTNRQTFHSNDSYWDTTSNPVFENGNVIGIRTVAINITKQIKSRQMLERQDSITKSIAKENNESILAIDPDYNILIANASFKLLVEATINHSIRSNDNARQFLEHFPDPSTKTTGLFREAFEGKKILIESKALRLINGEEHYYDIRIAPVKDPMGKIIGGAMVCHDVTGRVQMDIQVREVLQRSANLTGDEFFKDLTSQLCHIFKVKYAYVGIMDKKNNDITTKALRVNGKLAQNFTYALPASPCERVSINEHGKYIDGVREKFPEDPKLQRWNAQSYMGVPINSPLTGEILAILVMIDDKPFTSPFHYDHILRILTLRAGAELERQNNENRIRSKDKQLQRITENVPEVIYEYEAHDVDHAKSKFTYLSPSINWIFETTAEEILKDSQKFWNRLHEEDVQSLKDTIRESEKSQTSFSWEGRVVRRETKDIRWIKVVSQPEKERDSTMYRKWHGIIEDITELKNTQLDLIEAREKALSAIRAKEEFLATMSHEIRSPLHAILGLSGILLKEEPRPEQEENLRALKFSSESLMHLINDILDYSQIEAGKAKLEVGPFSLRQLVESLEQAHLPVAKELGNTITTDVGEDVPDIVRGDQMKLAQVLNNLVSNAVKFTNEGRVEVVISLKKKEKERVYLLFRVVDTGIGIPKELQSEVFEKFSRVSTPGKKVKGTGLGLTITKKLLSMMDSTIHLKSEPGKGSEFFFTVPLELEDKTQGALDEPADTPSLEGQNMSILVVEDMEINRMVLIQFMKKFWGVEADEAENGKIALEMIRNKDYDVVLLDVRMPVMDGYECAEAVREMGGKYADLPIIALTADSQDRVTLLDKGNFTDILTKPYAPEDLYNKLTAFHKKK
- a CDS encoding chemotaxis protein CheB, with the protein product MSTEQIQERNRATENHKIIVVGASMGGLNAFKGLLKQVDASWPVSLFFVQHIHPDHKSILQELMSKFTKLKVVQVTDKAVIRPHCLYLPVPDKHLFIYDGHVYSVSAPKENSARPSVNILFRSAAVAYRERTIGILLSGLLTDGTLGMKAIQDCGGLTMAQHPEEAEFPEMPLNAIKEGYASHSQEIASINKVLKKLIFEPVDILGNRKIPEILVRQVEAVANFSSQVNEPQEEPAITLESPDTVEYSLLNVITLMQERTNMLYNLAEKEKMTGRQQMAKHYLSKAKESSFHTENLRRHVEAMTSTKKTA